GCCGCCACAACGTCAAGGTCCAGACGGCCAAGCCGCTCAACCGCGAGCATTGGAACAACTCCCTCGAACTGCTCCAGCGGAGCTATCCCGACTTCCGCTTCGTCCGCGCGAGCGTCGCGAACGAGCGCTGATTCCATCCTCCGAACAAGACGGCACTGCCGTCTTTTTTTCTTTCCGTCCGGATTGAATCGGCGGGGCGTTTGTGGTAGAATACGCTTGCCGGAAAACACCGGCGACACATCCATGATTGATGACAGGTGCATAACAGGGAACCGGGTGCAATTCCCGGACTGTGCCAGCAACCGTGAGGCGGACGAAGCGCGACGACCATTCCCGCAAGGGGAGAAGGTGCGCGGAAGATGAAACCGAGCCGGGAGACCTACCTGCGTCAAAATACATTCCCAAGGGGAGAACATGAAGAAAGTACTGGGCATCATGCTTTTGACCGTGTCATCGTTTTTGCTCGTCGGCTGTCAGGCCGGCCGCACCACCGCCTCCGGGCTCGGCGTCGTGACCCTCGAGGTCTACGGCGCGGACGACGTGCTCGTCGCGTCCGAAACCGTTCCGTTCTATCAGGGCGACACCCTCCTCGGTCTCGTCCGAGCGACCTTCGAAACCTATTGTGGCGACGCCAATGGAGATCCAGACGCCACCTGTGGTTACGTCTCCTCCTTTGGCGTTTATATCGTCGGCGTCGCCGGGGTGACCGCCGACGACGGAAACGAATACATCGCGTTCTACGTGAACGGCGAGTACGCCAACTCCGGCATCGACTCGACCGCGATCACGGACGGCGCCGTCTATGCCTTCAAGCTCGAGACCTTCTAGGGCTCCCCGGATCGCCGTCCGCGAGGCGACGCTTTCGGCGATGCTGCTCGCGATCCTCTTCGTCCAGGAACAACTGCTCGCCTTCGACATCAACGTCCAACTGACGGTCCTGCTGATCGCCGTCTACGCGGCGATCCTGCCTTCGGCGCTCCTCTATCCCGTGATTCTGGGCTACGTGTTGCTCGACAACCTCTTCATGGGGTCGTTCAATCTGCTCTACACGCCGGCGATGCTCGCCGCGTGGCTTTTGTTCGCAGTCGTGATGCGCGCCCTCCGAAAGGGCGCCCTCTGGAAGAAGACCCTCGCAGCGA
This genomic interval from Candidatus Izemoplasmatales bacterium contains the following:
- a CDS encoding DUF4430 domain-containing protein, translated to MKKVLGIMLLTVSSFLLVGCQAGRTTASGLGVVTLEVYGADDVLVASETVPFYQGDTLLGLVRATFETYCGDANGDPDATCGYVSSFGVYIVGVAGVTADDGNEYIAFYVNGEYANSGIDSTAITDGAVYAFKLETF